A genomic region of Anas platyrhynchos isolate ZD024472 breed Pekin duck chromosome 19, IASCAAS_PekinDuck_T2T, whole genome shotgun sequence contains the following coding sequences:
- the SOCS3 gene encoding suppressor of cytokine signaling 3 gives MVTHSKFPTAGMSRPLDTSLRLKTFSSKSEYQLVVNTVRKLQESGFYWSTVTGGEANLLLSAEPAGTFLIRDSSDQRHFFTLSVKTESGTKNLRIQCEGGSFSLQSDPRSSQPVPRFDCVLKLVHHYMPPAPCAVPEQPGGGLHPKRTYYIYSGGEKIPLVLSRPLSSSVSTLQHLCRKTVNGHLDSYEKMTQLPAPIKEFLDQYDAPL, from the coding sequence ATGGTCACCCACAGCAAGTTCCCCACCGCCGGGATGAGCCGCCCCCTCGACACCAGCCTGCGCCTGAAGACGTTCAGCTCCAAGAGCGAGTACCAGCTGGTGGTCAACACCGTGCGCAAGCTGCAGGAGAGCGGCTTCTACTGGAGCACGGTGACGGGCGGCGAGGCCAACCTGCTGCTGAGCGCCGAGCCCGCCGGCACCTTCCTCATCAGGGACAGCTCGGACCAGCGGCACTTCTTCACCCTCAGCGTCAAGACGGAGTCGGGCACCAAGAACCTGCGCATCCAGTGCGAGGGGggcagcttctccctgcagagCGACCCCCGCAGCAGCCAGCCCGTGCCCCGCTTCGACTGCGTGCTCAAGCTGGTCCATCACTACATGCCGCCCGCTCCCTGCGCCGTCCCCgagcagccgggggggggcctgCACCCCAAGCGCACCTACTACATCTACTCGGGCGGCGAGAAGATCCCGCTGGTGCTCAGCCGCCCGCTCTCCTCCAGCGTCTCCACTCTGCAGCACCTCTGCCGCAAGACCGTCAACGGGCACCTGGACTCCTACGAGAAGATGACTCAGCTGCCGGCCCCCATCAAGGAGTTCCTGGACCAGTACGATGCCCCCCTCTAA